The following proteins are co-located in the Blattabacterium sp. (Blatta orientalis) str. Tarazona genome:
- the folK gene encoding 2-amino-4-hydroxy-6-hydroxymethyldihydropteridine diphosphokinase: MLKEHDIFLLQGSNKNNKKNYLEESLVLISKEIGKVIKKSSYFESEAWNMNKNTSTFYNRALHIKTLYSPMEILEKISHIELRLGRKSKFITDKNDSYEKRKYKDREIDIDILFYDHLIMHSSILTIPHPLFHFRRFALEPMCEISPRKYHPVFHITLLEILGFCADKFKTRRI; this comes from the coding sequence TTGTTGAAAGAACATGATATTTTCTTATTACAAGGAAGCAATAAGAATAATAAAAAAAATTATTTAGAAGAATCTTTAGTCTTAATTTCTAAAGAAATAGGAAAAGTAATTAAAAAATCCTCTTATTTTGAAAGTGAAGCTTGGAATATGAATAAAAATACATCCACTTTTTATAATAGGGCTTTACATATAAAAACTTTGTATTCGCCCATGGAAATTTTGGAAAAAATCTCTCATATTGAATTGAGACTCGGAAGAAAATCTAAATTTATTACGGATAAAAATGATTCTTATGAAAAAAGAAAGTACAAGGATAGAGAAATAGATATAGATATTTTGTTTTACGATCATCTTATAATGCACAGTTCTATTTTAACTATTCCACATCCTTTATTCCATTTTCGTAGATTCGCTCTAGAACCTATGTGTGAAATATCACCAAGAAAATATCATCCCGTATTTCATATTACTCTATTAGAGATATTAGGTTTTTGTGCAGATAAATTTAAAACAAGAAGAATATAA
- a CDS encoding putative LPS assembly protein LptD, with amino-acid sequence MLSKAFFIESYRNLIQFPRTIIFLFFLFPIFSYARKENNNSISFSESKIETEKLDKENPLNVVKYRSNIQEHNVEKGKSYLNGNALIEYLDTKIEADSIEFNWKKGYIHATGKKNHPIYIQKGDRKYSIYRLFHLDLGEKKWNAKEIYIQEKDHVIIANSIKEEKNYSLMEKVIYTADPLFIEKKEIYPDFYLKTNYLKYFHKKKSIFTGPVFFYLYRVPIPLVFPFLYIPDSISSYGIPFPRFGIKNKKISIENIGIFFPISNYFNCRINGSIYGIDKWKLKTEIEYKLKYGDNGFLFFDYQSISKKDFDYQLKWKHNQDIKSNSEIKFNADMNYHNQFTKKTNSSINKEVNISNISLIKKFQESFLKIETYMIQNLQKGETDLKVPKINLSIRKKPFFLNKNPFLRQFVMDYKVSASNSIYQNKIEKRTDIQTEINNTINLSTYYILPVHYYPYLNLKISPKIHYKGSSTWYFFSCKSLFQAINISMDVLFPSIERIFVMNKRYLLLRYKMEPMLSFNFGSFFPIFIHQEEEEKNSIKKRIHLTLDNNFELKIKNNREYEKIKILESFQMKSSYVFEEEFLKLENFYFAGYTDFTKYLGIKYEGRIDFYEKENCKSIFLDKKKFKFDFSLRYHLIKNQMNFLYEKEGINSYECFLFDKDNYAKYPIPLDLRIDFHSNYENKNNNNKPYSLNNNFLSINGSIGLTKYWKIEIHTDYDLFKKRITFANIIFYRDLRSFKMNFNWSPMGKTPFWSFFIGIKDPNLSNIIQYKETN; translated from the coding sequence ATGTTAAGTAAAGCATTTTTCATAGAGAGTTATAGAAATTTAATTCAGTTTCCTAGGACCATAATATTTTTATTTTTTTTATTCCCTATTTTTAGTTATGCAAGAAAGGAAAATAATAATTCTATATCTTTTTCTGAATCAAAGATAGAGACAGAGAAACTTGATAAGGAAAATCCTTTAAATGTAGTCAAGTATCGTTCTAATATTCAAGAACATAATGTAGAAAAAGGAAAATCTTATTTAAATGGAAATGCTTTGATAGAATATCTTGATACGAAAATTGAAGCAGATAGTATAGAGTTCAATTGGAAAAAAGGATATATACACGCTACAGGAAAAAAAAACCATCCAATTTATATCCAAAAAGGAGATAGAAAATATTCTATTTACAGACTTTTTCATCTAGACTTAGGTGAAAAAAAGTGGAATGCTAAGGAAATCTATATCCAAGAAAAAGATCATGTGATTATAGCCAATAGTATAAAAGAAGAAAAGAATTATAGTTTAATGGAAAAAGTAATATATACCGCAGATCCACTATTTATAGAAAAAAAGGAGATATATCCAGATTTTTATCTGAAAACAAATTATTTGAAATATTTTCATAAAAAAAAATCTATTTTTACCGGACCTGTATTTTTTTATTTGTATCGAGTTCCAATTCCTCTAGTGTTTCCATTTTTATATATCCCTGATAGTATTTCTTCTTATGGAATTCCTTTTCCTAGATTTGGAATTAAGAACAAGAAAATTTCTATAGAAAACATAGGAATTTTTTTTCCTATTTCCAATTATTTCAATTGTAGAATTAACGGTTCTATATATGGAATTGACAAATGGAAATTAAAAACAGAAATAGAATATAAATTAAAATATGGAGATAATGGATTCCTTTTTTTTGATTATCAATCCATATCAAAAAAAGATTTTGATTATCAATTAAAATGGAAACATAATCAAGATATTAAATCAAATTCTGAAATAAAATTTAATGCAGATATGAATTATCATAATCAATTTACTAAAAAAACAAATTCATCCATAAATAAGGAAGTAAATATTTCTAATATTAGCTTAATAAAAAAATTTCAAGAATCTTTTTTAAAGATCGAGACTTATATGATTCAAAACCTACAGAAAGGAGAGACGGATTTAAAAGTTCCAAAAATTAATCTATCCATTCGAAAAAAACCTTTTTTTCTAAATAAAAATCCGTTTTTACGTCAATTCGTTATGGATTATAAAGTTTCGGCATCTAATTCTATCTATCAAAATAAAATAGAAAAAAGAACAGATATTCAAACTGAAATCAATAACACTATAAACTTATCCACCTATTATATTCTTCCTGTTCATTATTATCCTTATTTGAATTTGAAAATTTCTCCAAAAATTCATTATAAAGGATCTTCTACCTGGTATTTTTTTTCTTGTAAATCTTTATTTCAAGCAATAAATATATCCATGGATGTATTATTTCCTTCTATAGAAAGGATATTTGTAATGAATAAAAGGTATTTATTATTGAGATATAAAATGGAACCTATGCTATCTTTCAATTTTGGATCATTTTTTCCTATTTTTATTCATCAGGAGGAGGAGGAGAAAAACTCTATTAAAAAAAGAATCCATCTAACGTTAGATAATAATTTTGAATTAAAAATAAAGAATAATAGAGAATATGAAAAAATAAAAATACTTGAATCATTTCAAATGAAATCCTCTTATGTCTTTGAGGAAGAATTCTTGAAATTGGAAAACTTCTATTTTGCAGGATATACAGATTTTACGAAATATTTAGGAATAAAATATGAAGGGAGAATAGATTTCTATGAAAAAGAAAATTGTAAATCAATTTTTTTGGATAAAAAAAAATTCAAATTCGATTTTTCACTTCGTTATCATTTGATAAAAAATCAAATGAATTTCTTGTATGAAAAAGAAGGAATTAATTCTTATGAATGCTTTCTTTTCGATAAGGATAATTATGCGAAATATCCAATTCCATTGGATTTAAGAATTGATTTTCATTCGAATTATGAAAATAAAAACAATAATAATAAACCTTATTCATTAAATAACAATTTTTTAAGTATAAATGGATCTATAGGTTTAACCAAATATTGGAAGATAGAGATTCACACGGATTATGATCTTTTCAAAAAAAGAATAACTTTTGCAAACATAATCTTTTACAGAGATTTAAGAAGTTTCAAAATGAATTTTAACTGGTCCCCCATGGGGAAAACTCCTTTTTGGTCTTTTTTTATTGGAATAAAAGATCCAAATTTAAGCAACATTATACAGTATAAGGAAACCAATTAA
- a CDS encoding Rid family detoxifying hydrolase: MKPKKIFIKKISSFGPYSTCVLIENFLFISGQIAVDPDTGKLVDETIEMETERVMKNLQIILSEIGIDFQNVIKSSLFVKNMEDFSKINYSYSKFFPREYYPARETIQVSGLPKNANIEISLIAYKKN; this comes from the coding sequence ATGAAGCCAAAAAAAATTTTCATCAAAAAAATATCTTCTTTTGGACCATACAGTACATGCGTCCTAATAGAAAATTTTCTGTTTATTTCTGGACAAATAGCCGTTGATCCAGATACTGGAAAATTAGTTGATGAAACTATAGAAATGGAAACGGAAAGAGTCATGAAAAACTTGCAAATTATTCTTTCAGAAATTGGAATCGATTTTCAAAACGTTATAAAATCTTCCTTATTTGTAAAAAATATGGAAGATTTCTCAAAAATAAATTATTCCTATTCAAAATTTTTTCCAAGAGAATATTACCCTGCTAGAGAAACTATTCAAGTTTCTGGATTGCCAAAAAATGCGAACATAGAAATATCCTTAATAGCATATAAAAAAAATTAA
- a CDS encoding OstA-like protein has product MNSKYYFFLLGFILLFFYKGNSKGKKKIQIKLIHADFIQKNENNDKNAFFLIGRVHFQHNGYDLFCDRAIYYKKSNLFSGYGNVQLKSDKNKIFSHEIEYHGNSNNLKVLGRVVLFQENIKLTANAINYNFRKKIFQAIKNVVLFFHELKLSTNILEYNLHLKKISYKKGGFVFYKDSALYSKEGDFFPVKKKAKLKFEVKLILSKKYTVYSNAMEYLFQKNKINFPSPTIIMERNNTNNFIYTKEGSFLPKEEIFLSKKYCSIHYNGKIVAGDYFFFDQKKKYGFIKNVFLEDKEKSYVIGGDGYLDFVSGLISLKNHPVSVIKISADNSIFLYSDAIKIYFKNDSAYLIQVFSVKGFFLNENLQGRCEYLIYKKLDNSIHFYGNPIFWINNQQFSGDFISIHLKKDFLLDYLKIFKNAFYIKKINSNEFNQIQGEIMIGFFHPKNILSKILIKGNVKSIIFPYFFQDKGNMKKIINKSSCGMIDVDLEKGKKIKKISCINNANSELFFLHKTNYKEPLFLPNFSWIEKEKPKNEKYLIHKKMEKYRRESLLEKKEIKKIIKYN; this is encoded by the coding sequence ATGAATTCAAAATATTATTTTTTTTTATTAGGATTCATTTTACTTTTTTTCTATAAAGGGAACTCTAAAGGAAAAAAAAAAATACAAATCAAACTAATTCATGCCGATTTTATACAAAAAAATGAAAACAACGATAAAAATGCTTTTTTTCTCATAGGACGTGTTCATTTTCAACATAATGGATATGATCTTTTTTGTGATAGAGCTATCTATTACAAAAAAAGTAATCTATTTTCCGGATATGGAAATGTTCAATTAAAATCAGATAAAAACAAAATATTTTCTCATGAAATAGAATATCATGGAAATAGCAATAACCTGAAGGTTTTAGGTAGGGTAGTTTTATTTCAAGAAAATATAAAACTAACAGCAAATGCAATTAATTATAATTTTAGGAAAAAAATTTTTCAGGCTATCAAAAACGTCGTTTTATTTTTCCACGAATTAAAATTATCTACTAATATTTTAGAATATAATCTGCATCTTAAAAAGATTTCTTATAAAAAAGGCGGTTTTGTTTTTTATAAAGATTCAGCTCTCTATAGTAAGGAAGGAGATTTTTTTCCTGTAAAAAAAAAGGCAAAACTAAAATTTGAAGTAAAATTAATCCTTAGTAAAAAATATACAGTATATTCAAATGCCATGGAATATCTATTCCAAAAAAATAAAATAAATTTTCCTAGTCCTACTATTATAATGGAAAGGAATAATACAAATAATTTTATCTATACAAAAGAAGGATCTTTTTTGCCCAAAGAAGAAATTTTTTTATCCAAAAAATATTGTAGCATTCATTACAACGGAAAAATTGTAGCAGGAGATTATTTTTTTTTCGATCAAAAGAAAAAATATGGATTTATCAAAAATGTCTTTTTAGAAGATAAAGAAAAATCCTATGTAATAGGAGGTGATGGATATTTAGATTTTGTTTCCGGATTAATTTCTTTAAAAAACCATCCCGTGTCTGTAATAAAAATATCTGCAGATAATTCTATCTTTCTTTATTCGGATGCTATAAAAATATACTTCAAAAATGATTCTGCATACTTAATTCAAGTTTTTTCTGTTAAAGGTTTTTTTCTGAATGAAAACCTTCAAGGAAGATGTGAATATTTGATATACAAAAAATTAGATAATTCCATTCATTTTTATGGAAATCCCATTTTTTGGATAAATAACCAACAATTTTCTGGAGATTTTATATCTATTCATCTTAAAAAAGATTTTTTATTAGATTATTTGAAAATTTTTAAAAATGCCTTCTACATAAAAAAAATAAATTCAAATGAATTTAATCAAATACAAGGAGAAATTATGATAGGTTTTTTTCATCCAAAAAATATTTTATCAAAAATTTTGATTAAAGGAAATGTGAAAAGTATTATTTTTCCTTATTTTTTTCAGGATAAGGGGAATATGAAGAAAATAATTAATAAATCTTCTTGTGGGATGATCGACGTGGATTTAGAGAAAGGAAAAAAAATCAAAAAAATTTCCTGCATAAATAATGCTAATTCAGAACTCTTCTTTTTGCATAAGACCAATTACAAGGAGCCTCTTTTTCTTCCTAACTTTTCCTGGATAGAAAAAGAAAAACCTAAAAATGAAAAATATCTTATCCATAAAAAAATGGAAAAATATCGAAGAGAAAGCTTATTGGAAAAAAAAGAAATCAAAAAAATAATAAAATACAATTAA
- a CDS encoding aspartate aminotransferase family protein, translating to MKGLENDFMQYQTQVVPHPMKIRVDYADGHYIYGKDGKKYLDFVAGVSVNTFGHGNKKIKEAIKEQVEKYLHTMVYGEFIQEPCVKLCKSLAENTPYPLKKTYLVTSGTEAVEGALKLAKGYTGREEIISCKWAYHGSTHGSMSIMGNENYKRSFRPLLPLIKFFTFNKIEELASSITEKTACVILETIQCSSGVRLPKNSFLKEVKKKCEEKKVLMILDEIQTGFGRTGKLFAFEHYGIVPDILIMGKGMGGGMPISGFMSSDEIMKFFSDHVPFGHLSTFGGNPVAASASLTTLNQLIESNIMDDIFLKEKWIRKYLVHDQIKNIHGKGLLLSLELKNENYTHRVLESCLKKGLILFRFLFHSSSLRISPPLTITEKEIQEGCSIIIESLNNLKK from the coding sequence ATGAAAGGATTAGAAAATGATTTTATGCAATATCAGACTCAAGTGGTTCCTCATCCTATGAAAATTAGGGTAGATTATGCAGATGGTCATTATATTTACGGAAAAGATGGTAAAAAATATTTAGATTTTGTTGCAGGGGTTTCTGTCAATACCTTCGGACATGGAAATAAAAAAATAAAAGAAGCCATAAAAGAACAAGTAGAAAAATATTTACATACTATGGTCTATGGGGAATTCATACAGGAACCATGTGTAAAACTTTGTAAAAGTCTAGCAGAAAATACTCCATATCCGCTAAAGAAAACTTATTTAGTCACGTCTGGAACGGAAGCTGTAGAAGGGGCCTTGAAATTAGCTAAGGGTTATACTGGAAGAGAAGAAATCATATCTTGTAAATGGGCTTATCATGGGAGCACTCATGGATCTATGAGTATTATGGGGAATGAAAACTACAAAAGGTCTTTCAGGCCTCTACTTCCCCTAATTAAATTTTTTACATTTAATAAAATAGAAGAATTAGCTTCTTCCATTACAGAAAAAACAGCTTGTGTTATTTTAGAAACGATACAATGTTCTTCTGGAGTTAGATTGCCTAAAAATTCTTTTCTCAAAGAAGTAAAAAAAAAATGTGAAGAAAAAAAGGTTTTAATGATATTGGATGAAATCCAAACAGGATTTGGAAGAACAGGAAAACTTTTTGCCTTTGAACATTATGGAATAGTTCCAGATATTCTGATAATGGGAAAAGGAATGGGAGGAGGAATGCCTATAAGTGGATTTATGTCCTCTGATGAAATCATGAAATTTTTTTCTGATCATGTTCCTTTTGGTCATTTAAGCACTTTTGGGGGGAATCCTGTAGCGGCTTCTGCTTCTTTAACAACACTAAATCAACTTATTGAGTCTAACATCATGGATGATATTTTTCTAAAAGAAAAATGGATAAGAAAATATTTAGTTCATGATCAAATCAAAAATATTCATGGAAAAGGACTTCTTTTATCTTTGGAATTGAAAAATGAAAATTATACTCATAGAGTATTAGAATCTTGTTTAAAAAAAGGATTAATTTTATTTCGTTTTTTATTTCATAGTAGTTCTTTGCGGATTTCCCCTCCGTTAACTATTACAGAAAAAGAAATTCAAGAAGGATGTTCTATTATTATAGAATCTTTGAACAATCTTAAAAAGTAA
- the truA gene encoding tRNA pseudouridine(38-40) synthase TruA, whose protein sequence is MRFFIELSYNGKSYHGWQIQSEVNSVEGQLEYCLSKLLNTSINIVGAGRTDRGVHAKQMFAHFDFEEKISSNFVKRLNLFLPKSIYVSNIFPVKKHIHARFNALRRTYKYYLKSEKNPFFQDFSWHCFYPLDIQRMNLASQILMKYKDFSSFCKKRKDKKNNICDIYHADWSRNKIHFCFTIEANRFLRNMVRSIIGTLIDVGRGKISINQFIEIIELKDPNTFSSPSVPACGLFLTKILYPEDIFL, encoded by the coding sequence TTGAGATTTTTTATTGAATTATCGTATAATGGGAAATCTTACCATGGATGGCAAATTCAGAGTGAAGTAAATTCTGTAGAAGGACAATTAGAATATTGTTTATCTAAATTATTAAATACTTCTATAAATATAGTGGGAGCGGGGAGAACAGACAGAGGAGTTCATGCCAAACAAATGTTTGCACATTTTGATTTTGAAGAAAAGATAAGTAGTAATTTTGTTAAGAGATTAAATCTTTTTTTGCCTAAATCTATTTATGTCTCCAATATTTTTCCAGTTAAAAAACATATTCATGCAAGATTTAATGCATTAAGACGTACTTACAAATATTATTTGAAAAGTGAAAAAAATCCATTTTTTCAAGATTTTTCTTGGCATTGTTTCTATCCATTAGATATTCAAAGAATGAATCTAGCTTCTCAAATTTTAATGAAATATAAAGATTTTAGTTCTTTTTGTAAAAAGAGAAAGGATAAAAAAAATAATATATGTGATATATATCATGCTGATTGGTCTAGAAATAAAATTCATTTTTGTTTTACTATTGAAGCTAATCGTTTTTTAAGAAATATGGTTAGATCCATAATTGGAACATTGATTGATGTGGGAAGAGGAAAAATTAGCATAAATCAATTTATAGAAATTATAGAGTTAAAAGATCCTAATACTTTTAGTAGTCCTTCCGTTCCTGCATGTGGTTTATTTCTTACTAAAATTCTTTATCCAGAAGACATTTTTCTATGA
- a CDS encoding ABC transporter ATP-binding protein — protein sequence MKKNLKKEKSSLKQLLKISLNYKLILIVTVGISILISFISAYRPKLIQKAIDVHIVYKDFFGLKNILIWIILLLFLESIFHFILLYLSNILAQNVIKTIRIQLFEKLLHFNNSFFSKTPIGKLVSYSVSDIETITVIFNDGILLVSGDVLRIMMIIIMMYTVHKELSFIVFLTIPFMYFITRFFQNTLKKTFHEERVQTSRLNSFLQENIIGMSIIQLFHKEKEEYLKFKSINHRLMNAHFKTIFYFSIFFPIVELVSAVTISIVIFYGGFHAMESENVKPGQIIAFIFFIYLLFRPMRQIADRFNIIQRGIAGIERLFSILNSEEMIVNKGNIRIKKLKGHIVFNNVYFSYIDGETVLKGISFEIKPGEKIAIVGSTGSGKSTITHLISRLYDIKKGKIIIDGHCIQDIELKNLRSHIRVVTQDTFLFNDSILNNITLGDPSISVEKIEEMAKKIGIHGFITSFPHGYKSIVKERGGILSLGEKQLIAFLRVQMHPYSILILDEATASLNKELEKLIYHATDRLTKNKTSIIITHRLSTLENADKILVINKGHLVEKGSHKELIQLNGYYAGLFNK from the coding sequence ATGAAAAAAAATTTAAAAAAAGAAAAATCTTCCTTAAAACAACTTTTAAAAATTAGTTTAAATTATAAACTTATATTAATAGTTACAGTAGGGATTTCTATATTAATATCTTTTATATCTGCTTATCGTCCTAAATTGATACAAAAGGCTATAGACGTTCATATAGTTTATAAGGATTTTTTTGGTCTGAAAAATATTTTAATATGGATTATTTTACTTCTTTTCTTAGAAAGTATATTTCATTTTATTTTATTATATCTATCTAATATATTAGCCCAAAATGTTATCAAAACAATTAGAATTCAATTGTTTGAAAAATTACTACATTTCAATAATTCTTTTTTTAGTAAGACCCCAATTGGTAAATTGGTTTCTTATTCTGTTTCAGACATAGAAACTATTACTGTCATATTTAATGATGGAATCCTACTTGTATCTGGAGATGTTTTAAGAATCATGATGATCATTATTATGATGTATACAGTGCATAAAGAGTTATCCTTTATAGTTTTTTTAACAATTCCCTTTATGTACTTTATTACTCGTTTTTTTCAAAACACATTGAAAAAAACTTTTCATGAAGAACGTGTACAAACTTCACGTTTAAATAGTTTTTTACAAGAAAATATCATAGGAATGTCTATTATACAACTTTTTCATAAAGAGAAAGAAGAATATTTAAAATTTAAATCTATCAATCATAGATTGATGAATGCACATTTTAAAACTATTTTTTATTTTTCTATTTTTTTTCCAATAGTGGAACTTGTATCTGCAGTTACAATAAGTATTGTAATATTTTATGGAGGGTTTCATGCTATGGAAAGTGAAAATGTGAAACCTGGACAAATTATTGCTTTTATTTTTTTTATTTATCTTCTTTTTCGCCCTATGCGGCAAATAGCAGATAGATTTAACATTATACAAAGAGGAATAGCTGGTATAGAACGTCTATTTTCCATATTAAACTCTGAAGAGATGATTGTTAATAAGGGGAACATACGAATAAAAAAATTAAAAGGACATATTGTATTTAATAATGTTTATTTTTCCTATATTGATGGAGAAACAGTTTTGAAAGGAATTTCTTTTGAAATAAAACCTGGAGAAAAAATAGCTATAGTGGGATCTACAGGTTCTGGAAAATCTACCATAACACATTTAATTTCTAGATTATACGATATAAAAAAAGGAAAAATCATAATTGATGGACATTGTATTCAAGATATTGAACTAAAAAATCTAAGATCTCATATAAGAGTAGTTACACAGGATACCTTTTTATTTAATGATTCTATTCTCAATAATATTACCTTAGGGGATCCTTCAATTAGTGTAGAAAAAATAGAAGAAATGGCAAAAAAAATAGGAATACATGGTTTTATTACATCTTTTCCTCACGGATATAAATCCATTGTAAAAGAAAGAGGAGGGATCTTATCACTTGGAGAAAAACAATTGATTGCCTTTTTAAGAGTACAAATGCATCCTTATTCTATACTGATCTTAGATGAAGCAACTGCATCTTTAAATAAAGAATTGGAAAAATTGATCTATCATGCTACAGATCGTTTAACTAAAAATAAAACTTCAATTATTATCACTCATCGTCTTTCTACGTTAGAAAATGCTGATAAAATTTTAGTGATAAACAAAGGTCATCTTGTAGAAAAAGGAAGTCATAAGGAATTAATTCAATTAAATGGATATTATGCAGGTTTATTCAATAAGTAA
- a CDS encoding peptidylprolyl isomerase encodes MLIIFCIPSHSFTFEKIGGITAVIGDEILLDSELKHYLNSNKKIPPCKGLENLIIHKLILYHAKKDPSIQIDNQEIQSNKEEFLKKFNSDFSKNLSLKELTEKIKNNQYIEKFYQKMKEDIEISPEEVKYFFNKEKEKLPIVPKKICVSYMILSPKFSKEHREKIVNFLKKIKKEIHSDKDFSMKAILLSEDYSSAFKGGLINGIKKKNISKEFERIVFSLEEKQISEPFETDLGFHLVKLEKKRGEEIDIRHILIQPKYTEEELRKAKSFAYEIKNRLINHEISFETISNERPLLHNGIVNHSVWKKIWVEENQISKNLKKTLQNLKDGEISEPYKEIVNGKEVFFIIKLLKRKPSHPISFKEDYAQLKNLVMNIKQEEKIKNWIKNQLKKLI; translated from the coding sequence ATGTTGATAATTTTCTGTATTCCTTCTCATTCATTCACTTTTGAAAAGATAGGTGGAATTACAGCTGTCATAGGAGATGAAATACTCTTAGATTCCGAATTAAAACATTATTTAAATTCTAATAAAAAAATTCCCCCTTGTAAAGGATTAGAAAATTTGATAATTCATAAGTTGATACTTTATCATGCAAAAAAAGATCCGAGTATACAAATAGATAATCAAGAAATCCAATCAAACAAAGAAGAATTTTTAAAGAAATTTAATAGTGATTTTTCCAAAAATTTATCTTTGAAAGAATTGACTGAAAAAATTAAAAATAATCAGTATATAGAGAAGTTTTATCAAAAAATGAAGGAAGATATTGAGATATCTCCTGAAGAGGTAAAATATTTTTTTAATAAAGAAAAAGAAAAACTTCCTATTGTTCCTAAAAAAATTTGTGTTTCTTATATGATTTTATCTCCAAAATTCAGTAAAGAACATCGAGAAAAAATTGTGAATTTTTTAAAAAAAATAAAAAAGGAAATACATTCTGATAAGGATTTTTCCATGAAAGCTATTTTATTATCAGAAGATTATTCTTCTGCATTCAAAGGTGGTCTCATTAATGGAATTAAGAAAAAAAATATATCAAAAGAATTCGAACGAATAGTTTTTTCTTTAGAAGAAAAACAAATATCTGAACCTTTTGAAACAGATTTAGGTTTTCATTTAGTTAAGTTAGAAAAAAAAAGAGGAGAAGAAATAGATATAAGACACATTTTAATACAACCTAAATATACGGAAGAAGAATTACGAAAAGCTAAATCATTTGCATATGAAATTAAAAATCGTCTTATAAATCATGAAATTTCTTTTGAAACTATTTCAAATGAAAGACCTCTATTGCACAATGGAATTGTGAATCATTCTGTATGGAAAAAAATTTGGGTTGAAGAAAATCAAATATCAAAAAATTTGAAAAAAACATTACAAAATTTAAAAGATGGAGAAATTTCTGAACCTTATAAAGAAATTGTAAATGGAAAAGAAGTTTTTTTCATAATCAAATTATTAAAACGTAAACCTTCTCATCCTATTTCTTTTAAAGAAGATTATGCTCAATTAAAAAATTTAGTCATGAATATAAAGCAAGAAGAAAAAATCAAAAATTGGATAAAAAACCAGTTAAAAAAACTTATTTAA
- the lptB gene encoding LPS export ABC transporter ATP-binding protein has protein sequence MTLITKNLYKKYKKKNVVKDVSIRLNRGEIVGIIGPNGAGKTTSFYMIVGMIQPDQGKIFLNGENITGYPMYKRSRKGIGYLAQEPSIFRKLSVEDNILCILEMKKNSYKEIKIRTEELLEELGLQHIRKLQGGILSGGERRRTEIARCLAINPTFILLDEPFSGIDPIAIEELQKIILYFKKKNIGILITDHNVQETFLIADRLYLMFEGQILKDGPPKKLMQDPMVKKVYLGNYFVKIHKKEK, from the coding sequence ATGACTTTGATAACTAAAAATCTATACAAAAAGTATAAAAAAAAAAATGTGGTTAAAGATGTCTCTATTCGTTTAAATCGCGGAGAAATAGTGGGGATTATAGGTCCAAATGGAGCTGGAAAAACTACTTCTTTTTATATGATTGTAGGAATGATTCAACCTGATCAAGGTAAAATATTTCTTAATGGAGAAAATATTACTGGATATCCCATGTATAAACGTTCTAGAAAAGGAATTGGATATTTAGCACAAGAACCGTCTATTTTTAGAAAACTATCTGTAGAAGATAATATTTTATGCATATTAGAAATGAAAAAAAATTCCTATAAAGAAATAAAAATAAGAACGGAAGAACTTCTGGAAGAATTAGGATTACAGCATATCCGAAAATTACAGGGAGGAATTCTCTCTGGTGGAGAACGTAGACGTACTGAAATTGCTAGATGTTTAGCTATAAATCCTACATTTATTCTTTTAGATGAACCTTTTTCTGGAATAGATCCTATAGCTATAGAAGAATTACAAAAAATTATTCTTTACTTTAAAAAAAAAAATATTGGGATATTAATTACTGATCATAATGTTCAAGAAACTTTTCTGATAGCAGATCGTCTTTATCTCATGTTTGAAGGGCAAATTTTAAAAGATGGACCTCCTAAAAAATTAATGCAAGATCCTATGGTAAAAAAAGTTTATTTGGGAAATTATTTTGTAAAAATCCATAAAAAAGAAAAATGA